A section of the Sedimentisphaera cyanobacteriorum genome encodes:
- a CDS encoding polysaccharide pyruvyl transferase family protein — MEDKLKVLLGGVPFGCNNVGDECILENAVKIVREYAPNSEITVSTDDKKPTENKLNVKTVPLAYFEPEAECGSMDAALEQSDVFIWSGATGLSDYPHITTNMLNKAQNAGTKTVIWGVGMNTSLNPFMYRLQPGKMKTMLQIADALTFGIADFVKKTNARIDKRMRERIAQSLRNTDLTVLRDFPTEQEVKKCGNAGNLVVGADSALIQEKTPWQEAPFAPEIFEFCDSRKPKVGICISAQRQVENSKGLVDFLNKLTKEGIDVLFVPMNPLTDSELMGQLKNQMKNPENSMLLEGRFEPADILALISNLDCVISSRLHLLILSSIVQVPFIGISRGSKVDNFLAEFGLKSAGNVEDCDFSSLYEQTAYHLNNREEFKKKSMSVRKKLLKRLDNAKSLLKEVLS, encoded by the coding sequence ATGGAAGATAAATTAAAGGTTTTGCTTGGCGGGGTACCGTTTGGGTGCAATAATGTTGGAGATGAGTGTATTCTCGAAAATGCAGTAAAGATTGTTCGTGAATATGCACCTAATTCCGAGATTACTGTAAGTACAGATGATAAGAAGCCTACTGAGAATAAATTGAATGTGAAAACAGTTCCGCTCGCCTATTTCGAGCCTGAAGCCGAATGCGGGAGTATGGATGCGGCTTTAGAGCAAAGCGATGTATTTATCTGGAGCGGGGCCACAGGGCTTTCAGACTATCCGCATATAACCACGAATATGCTTAATAAAGCTCAAAACGCCGGCACTAAAACCGTAATTTGGGGTGTAGGTATGAATACAAGTCTGAATCCGTTTATGTACAGGCTTCAGCCCGGTAAAATGAAAACTATGCTTCAAATAGCTGACGCATTAACTTTCGGGATTGCTGATTTTGTCAAAAAGACGAACGCAAGAATAGATAAAAGGATGCGGGAGAGGATTGCTCAATCTCTTCGCAATACAGACTTAACAGTTCTTAGAGATTTCCCCACAGAGCAGGAGGTTAAAAAATGCGGTAATGCAGGCAATCTCGTGGTTGGGGCGGATTCTGCTCTTATTCAGGAAAAGACTCCTTGGCAGGAGGCACCGTTTGCACCTGAGATATTTGAATTCTGTGATTCCCGAAAACCTAAAGTCGGCATCTGTATTTCAGCCCAGCGTCAGGTTGAAAACAGTAAAGGCCTTGTAGATTTTCTCAATAAACTCACGAAAGAAGGCATTGATGTATTGTTTGTTCCTATGAACCCCTTAACAGACTCTGAATTGATGGGACAGCTCAAAAATCAAATGAAGAATCCGGAAAACTCAATGCTGCTTGAGGGCAGATTTGAGCCTGCTGATATACTTGCCCTTATTTCCAATCTGGATTGTGTTATAAGCAGCAGGCTTCATCTTCTTATTCTTTCCTCGATTGTACAAGTACCTTTTATCGGCATAAGCAGGGGGTCTAAGGTGGATAATTTCCTTGCAGAATTTGGGCTTAAGTCTGCCGGAAATGTTGAAGACTGCGATTTTTCAAGCCTTTACGAACAGACTGCTTATCATCTCAATAACAGGGAAGAATTTAAAAAGAAAAGTATGTCTGTGCGGAAAAAGCTGTTAAAACGTTTGGATAATGCAAAATCCTTGCTGAAAGAAGTGCTTTCCTGA
- a CDS encoding O-antigen ligase family protein: MIEAKYIQFFLIFITVVPVCSIVINRFPKTSWFFLGFCIFFTSKLIDINFYSHEWFRGTSRGFAFGMVDMTVIILLTYAISKKDKYQFTGLPKGSLIFGVFFVGCALSMINAENKLFSGFELFKFIRVYTFFWLMNNLLVTPKIIRRAFISTSFIAVYIAIIVAQQKYLIGEFQSSGPFPHQNSMVMYVSVFLCVHFSMLMSSKKIPEMFYWIFIIGLEFFCVVSSLSRAGMLCTFIGVFVVFLQQISWRFSLRKVFVITLFALAGIGGLFKALDSIVERFVNAPEASAETRVSLAISAQEMANDNILGVGINNFTRFMTTDYPYTDHIDVEWDGTPENQGAIVETVYLLTAAETGWYNLGIFTLFIFSFYARNIVNIFKAKDMRLKVISMGLWGGLTAIYIQSTLEWVLRQTNNLYQLMFVFAVINCVDRINRKGTLLKPAAMMG; encoded by the coding sequence GTGATAGAAGCGAAGTACATACAGTTTTTTCTGATTTTTATAACTGTTGTGCCTGTATGCTCTATTGTTATAAACCGCTTTCCTAAAACCTCATGGTTTTTTCTGGGCTTCTGCATATTCTTTACTTCAAAGCTGATAGATATAAATTTCTATTCGCATGAATGGTTTAGGGGCACTTCAAGGGGATTTGCTTTTGGTATGGTGGATATGACAGTTATTATACTGCTTACCTACGCAATATCAAAGAAGGATAAGTATCAGTTTACCGGTTTGCCGAAGGGCTCACTTATATTTGGTGTTTTTTTTGTTGGATGCGCTCTTTCGATGATCAATGCTGAAAACAAGCTTTTTTCAGGTTTTGAGCTCTTCAAGTTTATAAGGGTATATACATTTTTCTGGCTTATGAACAATCTTCTGGTTACCCCTAAAATAATAAGAAGAGCCTTTATATCCACTTCATTTATCGCTGTTTATATAGCAATTATTGTTGCCCAGCAGAAATATTTGATAGGCGAATTCCAGTCTTCAGGACCATTTCCGCATCAGAATTCAATGGTGATGTATGTTTCTGTTTTTCTTTGCGTACACTTTTCAATGCTGATGTCTTCAAAGAAAATTCCAGAGATGTTTTATTGGATATTTATAATAGGGCTGGAGTTTTTCTGTGTAGTTTCTAGCCTTTCAAGGGCCGGTATGTTGTGCACTTTTATAGGTGTATTTGTTGTTTTTCTTCAGCAGATATCGTGGAGATTCAGCCTTCGCAAGGTTTTTGTAATCACTCTGTTCGCACTTGCAGGGATAGGCGGGCTGTTTAAGGCGCTGGACTCTATAGTGGAAAGATTTGTTAATGCACCTGAAGCCTCAGCTGAAACAAGGGTTTCGCTCGCTATCTCAGCTCAGGAAATGGCAAACGATAATATTTTGGGTGTTGGGATTAATAATTTCACGCGTTTTATGACTACAGATTATCCATACACTGATCATATAGATGTAGAATGGGACGGGACGCCCGAAAACCAGGGGGCAATCGTGGAAACAGTTTACCTGCTGACAGCCGCAGAGACCGGCTGGTACAATCTCGGGATTTTTACACTCTTTATATTTTCATTTTATGCCAGAAATATTGTAAATATCTTTAAGGCGAAAGATATGAGACTTAAGGTGATTTCGATGGGGCTCTGGGGTGGCTTGACAGCCATATATATTCAATCCACACTTGAATGGGTTCTTCGGCAAACAAATAATTTGTATCAGCTAATGTTTGTGTTTGCTGTTATAAATTGTGTTGACAGAATAAACAGAAAAGGCACATTGCTCAAGCCTGCGGCAATGATGGGATAG
- a CDS encoding polysaccharide biosynthesis/export family protein: MPHIVDSPEMDKAAYTFVGARPRTEQQVVEQLRELQKVRMEPYTIGMSDVLDVEVYNETELSSTNLTVRTDGCISLPLVGDIEVMELSVSEATAKVEKAYEKYLVEPRVTINPVQMKSGSYTILGKVGSSGTYPISSQMTLLDAIATAGGFRTGMFRGNTVEMADLENSYIVRDGKTLPVSFVKLIREHDMLHNIPLLPGDYIYIPSTRNQEIYVFGAVPSAAAYAYRDNMTVSHAVTYSGGFKVGARKKDIRIVRGGLSNPVVFTVNYPKILDGQMLDFKLKPGDIVYVPQTHIANWNDLISQIMPTFETLDYAGVTNNEESRR; encoded by the coding sequence GTGCCGCATATAGTAGATTCGCCTGAGATGGACAAGGCCGCATATACATTTGTAGGTGCAAGGCCAAGAACTGAGCAGCAGGTGGTTGAACAGCTCAGAGAGCTCCAGAAGGTGCGGATGGAGCCCTATACGATTGGAATGTCTGATGTGCTTGATGTGGAGGTGTATAACGAAACTGAGCTGAGCTCGACAAATCTGACAGTTCGTACAGACGGATGTATTTCTCTGCCGCTGGTCGGAGATATAGAAGTTATGGAGCTTTCTGTTTCAGAAGCCACCGCCAAAGTTGAAAAGGCTTACGAAAAGTATCTTGTGGAACCGAGGGTTACAATAAATCCTGTACAGATGAAAAGCGGAAGCTATACAATTCTCGGTAAAGTGGGCTCATCTGGAACTTACCCAATTTCAAGTCAGATGACTCTGCTGGATGCGATTGCAACTGCAGGAGGATTTCGAACTGGTATGTTTCGGGGAAATACCGTAGAAATGGCCGATCTTGAAAATTCCTATATAGTAAGGGACGGGAAAACTCTTCCCGTTAGTTTTGTAAAACTAATACGTGAACATGATATGCTTCATAATATACCCCTTCTCCCCGGCGACTATATATACATACCTTCCACAAGGAATCAGGAAATATATGTTTTTGGTGCAGTACCTTCTGCTGCTGCCTATGCGTATCGTGACAATATGACAGTCAGCCATGCAGTAACTTATTCCGGCGGCTTCAAAGTTGGGGCGAGAAAGAAAGATATAAGAATTGTAAGGGGCGGATTGAGCAATCCGGTAGTGTTCACTGTAAATTATCCCAAGATACTTGACGGCCAAATGCTGGACTTCAAATTGAAGCCCGGAGATATAGTGTATGTCCCCCAAACACATATAGCCAACTGGAACGATCTGATCAGTCAGATTATGCCTACTTTCGAAACACTTGATTACGCCGGCGTTACCAACAATGAGGAAAGCAGAAGGTGA